The Thermococcus sp. 4557 genomic sequence ATTCCGAACCGGGTTCTCGAGCGGGACGACGAGGTTATAGCCGATTTAGGTGAGGTAGTGGTTGCCAAAGCTAAGTTCGAGGGCATGCTCGCCCCCCTCAGGGTGAACGGCGTTGAGGTCATCAAAAACGGCTACCGCATGCTCTATTTCGCCTTCGTTGGAGAGAACTACGACATCCTGAAGGTCTACGACGAAAACGGCAAGTTCAAGGGGCTTTACATCGACGTTCTCGCCTACACGAGGCGCGAAGGAAACACCCTTGAGATGCTCGACCTCTTCCTCGACATCTTCGTCTTCCCGGACGGGGAAGCTTTCCTCATCGACGAGGACGAGCTTGAGATGGCCCTCAACTACGGGCTGATTGACAGGAAAACCTCTGATTTGGCCTACCGCGTTGCGAGGGAAATCCTCGAAAAGCTTAAACGCGGAGAGTTCCCGCCCGATATCGTGTGGGAGTACGACTGGAGGGATTAAGAATGAGCGCGAAGTTCCTGAAGGAGACCAAGGATGGAACGCTTCTCCTGGTATATGTCCAGCCGAAGGCGAAGAAGAACGAGATTGAGGGGATAGACGAGTGGCGCGGAAGGCTGAAGGTCAAGATAAAGGCCCCGCCGGTTGAGGGGAAGGCAAACAAAGAGCTGGTGAAGTTCCTCTCGAAGCTCCTCGGTGCGGAGGTTGAGCTCGTCAGAGGGGAGACGAGCAGGGAGAAGGATTTGCTTGTTAGGGGATTGAGGGTAGAAGAAGTGAAAGAAAAACTAGAAGGGACCCTACTCAGAACGTGAGTTAGGGCTTGGAAATACTATAACAAAGTTAAACCCCTTCTCTGCTCTAACTTTACATATTGTAAATGAGGTCCCTACTAAAAGAATTGGGTCGTAATCGTTTAGATTTTCCAGTAATCTCCTTAGCTTATCGCTAGAATTTATCAGCTGTAGTCTATCTAGACACCTTTCATACTCTCTAGCAAATATGTTAACCCGGAGATAGTGGTTATACGAGCTAAGCGATTTCTTTGTTGATACTGTAAGACGGTTTACTTCGTTCAAGACTGTGGATAGCCTACTAGTAGTCAGATATATCTTCCAGCGAGGATTGTTTCTAATAAACTCTGAAAGAATAGTCCACAACACAAAATTAGACATACTAGTTACCCACACTCTAATTTCACGCTGAGTGAATACTCCCGCTATACCATCGGACTCCGTAAATGGTCCACTGCATATGTACAACGGGCTATTACCTTCTTCTTGGGATTCGCGTGGGACCGGATTAGGCAATGTTCCCCTGTTTATCCGTAGTAACAATATGGGAGAGACATCCTCTGAATCTACAGACTGGGCAATCTTGACTTCTAAATCTCTTAAAGCGGATGTGATTTCCGTTTCTAATAACCCTCTAAATTCTCTGAACACGTTCATTAATGATTTGAACTTGTTCTCAAACTCCACAGAATAACTATCAATAGTGTTTAGAAAGTCTTCCCGGTTAGATTGCCCAATCGTTTCATTTCTTGGTAACTCATTAACGAATTTCACATAGAACCTTGCAAAATCCTGTAGTTCTTTTTGATATTTGCTCTGGGTGTCTATTATAAGTTCTTTGAGCCTATCCTCTTTCTTAAGGGGCTCATATAACGCTTCCTTTACAGTAGAGCATATTATATGCTTGTCAATTGCAACTTCTCTGTTTTCCTCAAAACGTCTAATGGCCTCTCTAATTGGCTCCACTTTAAAATACAAACCTGTTATCTCCATGTCGTTCACCGACATAAATGTAATAGAAAAAGGCTTAAAACTTTTTCCGTTGGGATGTCCACATTAACTTAATTATGCTAAAAAGTAATGTGGAAAACATAAAGGCCTCTTACTTCAAAATCCCCAGGCTCTCGTTCGTCTTCCTTATGCTCTCCCACTTCTCCGCCATCTCGAACATCGCCCTTATCGCGTCGATGTTCTCCGGAACCACGTCGCTCTCCTGATGAACGGCCTGAATGTAGAACAACCTGTTTCCGCGGACGCTGATGCTCTCTTTCCAGACGGCTATCTCGTAGAGGTTGTTCCACTCGCGGTGCAGGTCGCGGGCGAACTCTATGAGCTGGGCCGTGCTGTCGAAGCCCTTCCCCTTCTCGAAGAGGAGAACGCGCGTGGTGTTCTCGAAGATGTCCACAACGTCCTTGGCCTCGACCGGCTTCTTCAGCTCGACCATGATGCTGTGAACGTGCATGAGCGTGGTCGGAACGACGAAGGCTGAGGTCTCGATGTTAATTGGGATAACAGTCTGGACGTCCGGGCCGTGGTGGGACGGGACGGTAACGCTCGGGGTTATGGCGTTGACCGGGCCGCGCTTGGCGTCGTTCGGGTCAGCCGCGCGGCGAATCATGACCGCGTAGACGTAGTCGATGTACTCCCCAATCGCCGAGAGGGTTCTGGTAAGGCCTGTGGTGTTGCAGGAGACGACGCGGACGTAGTCCTTTCCGAGGGCCTTCTCGTAGTTGGCCTGGGCCACGAAGGAAACATCCGCGGTGGTGGCCTTCTCACCGCCCTGGAAAATCGCCTTAACGCCGGCCTTCTCGTAGAGGGCCTTGTTTTTAGCTCCCATCCCTCCCGGGGTGGCGTCGACGATGACGTCAACCTCATTGAGAAGGTCACTGAGAGTTCCGGCGACCTCAAAGCCGGCCTTCTCGAACCTCTGCAGGAACTCCTCGCTGGCGGCGTAGACAGGGATTCCGAGCTCCTTCGCGCGATACGCTTCAAAGTCCGGCTTCGTCTTGGTGACGCCTATGAGCTTCATATCGTCCTGCTTCGTGACCGCGTAGGCGACGCGCTTTCCAATTGTTCCGTATCCATTGACTCCAACCTTCACCTTCATGCTACCACCGGAGAATTTTACCGCGATAAAATACTTAAACGTTGTTTTCACTCGTGGTGAAAACTGCCCTTCAAGTCACCGGATTTTTACATCTTCGTGCAAAGGGCTCCCGCTGGGGTTATAAGCCAGTCTGCCGGATAGTCTACCGGTGGTTGAGATGTTCGCCGAGATACTCACGATAGGCGACGAACTGCTCACGGGAAACACCGTGGACAGCAACTCCGCATTTATTGCCCAGAAGCTCACCGAGAGGGGGTACTGGGTGAGGAGAAAGACGACCGTTGGCGACGACATTGAGGAAATCAAGACCGCCATTCGGGAAATCCTCGCGAGAAAGCCTGAGGTTCTGGTCATCTCCGGCGGCCTCGGGCCTACTCACGACGACGTTACAATGCTGGCCGTTGCCGAGGCCCTGGGCAAAAAGTTCGTCCTCTGCGAGCCGTGCCTTGAGAGGATCAGGGAGTTCTACCGCGAGCTCTACGAAAAGGGTCTGATAGACGACCCCGAGCTCAACGAGGGGAGGAAGAAGATGGCCTACCTGCCGGAGGGCGCGGAGCCCCTTGAGAACACCGAAGGGGCCGCCCCAGGAGCGTACATCGAGCACGAAGGGGTAAAGATATTCGTCCTTCCCGGAATGCCGCGTGAGATGAAGGCAATGCTTGAGCGGGAAGTTCTGCCGAGGCTCGGCGAGAGGAAGTTCATCCAGAGGAAGCTGCTGGCTGAGATAACCGACGAGAGCAAGCTGGCGCCGATTCTAATCGAGGCACTCAAAAGGTTCCGCGTGAGAATACACTCATCGCCGAAGGGTTTCGGCAGGTACATCGGCATCATAATCTTCGGCGAGAGCGAGGATGAGATAGAGAGGGCCAAGGCCTTCATGGAGGAGCTGGGGGTTCGCTTCGAGGAGGGCTGGTAGCGAAACGCTGATAAGGGTTCGAGAGACAAAATGAACATGGTGGAAAGATGCCGGTAGTGATAGATGTTCCCAAGGACATAGAACCCCTCGTGAGGGAGATACTCAAAGCCGTTCGGAAGGGCAGGAGAGAGAAGGCTCTAAAAGACCTTGAAAACGTTATTCAGGCCGTTAATCAAAATACTCCCGAGGAAATTCCTGATACCCTTGAACTGCTTGAGGAGCTGAGGGAAAGATGATAGTGACAGATGCGTCTTTTGTAGTTGATGCCCTTGTCGTCCCTCGAAGGAAGAAAAAAGATGAGACGTATCTGAGGCAGTTGAAACGCCACCGGCGCTCTAAAGAGTTGCTGTCGTTCTTTTTGGAAGAGGGCTTCCAGCTTTACATACCCTTTCTTGGCCTTGTGGAGGTTTCTTCTCTTCTTGTCAGGAAACTCGGAAAAAGAGCCAACATTGATACTGCCTTAGAGTTTTTGGATGAATACTTCTTCGTGGTCTCTGAAAAAGACTTGGAGGAATTCATACTGGAAATCGCAAGAGAGACAGGTTCAAGGGCCGCGGATATCTACTACATTTCCCTAGCGAAGATGAAAGGCGCGGTCCTTGTAACCGTAGACAGGAAAATGGCTGAGATTTCAAAAGACGTGGGTGTCAAGGTGATTTTAGTGGAGTGATGCCCATGCTTCCCCCAGAGGTTCGTTCAATCATTGAGGAGATGAGGGCCGAGAGGATCAGGGGCGCCAGCTGGCTGGCCAGAAGGGGCGCTGAGGCATACCTCGTCCTTTCAGAACTCATTGAGGGAGAAGAGCTTGAGAGCGCCCTGAGGGAGATGAAGAGGGAAATCCCGGCCGTCAACGGCACGATGGCCTCGCTCTACAACCTCGCGAGGTTCATTCCGATAACCGGAGACCCCGACGTGGTGAGAACGAAGGCCGAGGAGTTCATCAGGCTCGGGGAGGAGGCGAAGCGCGAGATAGGCAATATCGGGAGCGAGCTGATAGACGAAAACGAGGTTGTAATCACGCACTCATTCTCCTCGGCAGTTCTTGAGATATTCAGGGCCGCGTGGAGGAAGGAAAAGCACTTCAGGGTCATCCTA encodes the following:
- a CDS encoding DUF402 domain-containing protein — translated: MKIHLIYRRIPNRVLERDDEVIADLGEVVVAKAKFEGMLAPLRVNGVEVIKNGYRMLYFAFVGENYDILKVYDENGKFKGLYIDVLAYTRREGNTLEMLDLFLDIFVFPDGEAFLIDEDELEMALNYGLIDRKTSDLAYRVAREILEKLKRGEFPPDIVWEYDWRD
- a CDS encoding DUF167 domain-containing protein, coding for MSAKFLKETKDGTLLLVYVQPKAKKNEIEGIDEWRGRLKVKIKAPPVEGKANKELVKFLSKLLGAEVELVRGETSREKDLLVRGLRVEEVKEKLEGTLLRT
- a CDS encoding phosphorylating glyceraldehyde-3-phosphate dehydrogenase; this translates as MKVKVGVNGYGTIGKRVAYAVTKQDDMKLIGVTKTKPDFEAYRAKELGIPVYAASEEFLQRFEKAGFEVAGTLSDLLNEVDVIVDATPGGMGAKNKALYEKAGVKAIFQGGEKATTADVSFVAQANYEKALGKDYVRVVSCNTTGLTRTLSAIGEYIDYVYAVMIRRAADPNDAKRGPVNAITPSVTVPSHHGPDVQTVIPINIETSAFVVPTTLMHVHSIMVELKKPVEAKDVVDIFENTTRVLLFEKGKGFDSTAQLIEFARDLHREWNNLYEIAVWKESISVRGNRLFYIQAVHQESDVVPENIDAIRAMFEMAEKWESIRKTNESLGILK
- a CDS encoding molybdopterin-binding protein; the protein is MFAEILTIGDELLTGNTVDSNSAFIAQKLTERGYWVRRKTTVGDDIEEIKTAIREILARKPEVLVISGGLGPTHDDVTMLAVAEALGKKFVLCEPCLERIREFYRELYEKGLIDDPELNEGRKKMAYLPEGAEPLENTEGAAPGAYIEHEGVKIFVLPGMPREMKAMLEREVLPRLGERKFIQRKLLAEITDESKLAPILIEALKRFRVRIHSSPKGFGRYIGIIIFGESEDEIERAKAFMEELGVRFEEGW
- a CDS encoding type II toxin-antitoxin system VapC family toxin, producing MIVTDASFVVDALVVPRRKKKDETYLRQLKRHRRSKELLSFFLEEGFQLYIPFLGLVEVSSLLVRKLGKRANIDTALEFLDEYFFVVSEKDLEEFILEIARETGSRAADIYYISLAKMKGAVLVTVDRKMAEISKDVGVKVILVE
- a CDS encoding translation initiation factor IF-2 (eIF-2BA; catalyzes the binding of GTP to IF2), with the protein product MLPPEVRSIIEEMRAERIRGASWLARRGAEAYLVLSELIEGEELESALREMKREIPAVNGTMASLYNLARFIPITGDPDVVRTKAEEFIRLGEEAKREIGNIGSELIDENEVVITHSFSSAVLEIFRAAWRKEKHFRVILTESAPDYEGIALARELDSIGVPFEVITDAQLGLFARKATLALVGADNVTRDGAAVNKAGTYLLALACHDNGVPFYVAAESFKLHPELSSGEVEIVERPYVRQGYRVRNMLFDVTPWRYVRGIITEFGVLVPPKEI